The window GTCGGCGCATCGGCGTCTTCGGCGGCGCCTTCGATCCGCCGCACAACATGCATGTGGCACTGGTCGAGGCGGCGCTCGCGCAGCTGCGGCTCGACGAGTTGCGCGTGTTCCCCACCGGCTACGCCTGGCACAAGTCGCGCACGCTGAGCCCGCCCGAACACCGGCTGGCGATGGCGCAACTGGCCTTCGGCAGCCTGCCCGGGGTGGTGGTCGACGCGCGCGAGATCCAGCGCCCCGGGCCGACCTACACCATCGACACCTTGCGCGAATTGCAGGCCGAACAACCGGGCGCCGAGTTGTTCCTGGTGATGGGGGCGGACCAGGCCCGCGCGCTGCCCACGTGGCACGCGTCCGAGGCCCTGTTGCAAACTGCTATAATTTCGGTAGCTGCACGCGCAGATTCCGCGAACGCCATTGGCACAGACGGTCATCAAGATGATGCCGCCCGAGCGAAA of the Rhodoferax koreense genome contains:
- the nadD gene encoding nicotinate (nicotinamide) nucleotide adenylyltransferase, whose translation is MHVALVEAALAQLRLDELRVFPTGYAWHKSRTLSPPEHRLAMAQLAFGSLPGVVVDAREIQRPGPTYTIDTLRELQAEQPGAELFLVMGADQARALPTWHASEALLQTAIISVAARADSANAIGTDGHQDDAARAKFEFSDLPPPWNAGRFEILQLPPMAVSATDIRQRVASSQGIAHLVPDGVARYIDQHHLYRTAR